A single region of the Mycobacterium lentiflavum genome encodes:
- a CDS encoding MaoC/PaaZ C-terminal domain-containing protein: MPIDIEAVLGATLPQRQSSWTPSEVILYHLGVGAGSTPTDPAELEYTYEAHLKVLPSYRVIPAVPMLPDMLKVPGIDVDFAQLLYGEQELEIHQALPVHAEVCTSATICDIADKGGGALVVLEAVTTEAATAQPLVTNRFSAFVRGEGGFGRASSRTPGTAPPAPTGPSDAEITCSTVPSQALLYRLSGDMNPIHADPVFARRGGFERPILHGLCSYGMVCKAVWTRSWAAMSARWPATGPVSPGCSIRVKRSRCGCGAPRVRSSSMRSARSAGLRCCPTRSSTSVNSGRLSVGGVSSAAPNAPRSSACSETPPRRGWRP, from the coding sequence ATGCCCATCGACATCGAGGCTGTGCTCGGAGCGACGCTTCCCCAGCGGCAAAGTTCCTGGACCCCCTCGGAGGTGATCCTTTATCACCTGGGCGTGGGTGCGGGCTCGACGCCCACCGATCCAGCCGAACTGGAATACACCTACGAAGCGCACCTCAAAGTGTTGCCGTCCTACAGGGTGATTCCGGCGGTGCCGATGCTGCCTGACATGCTCAAGGTACCCGGCATCGACGTCGATTTCGCTCAATTACTGTACGGTGAACAGGAATTGGAGATCCACCAGGCATTGCCGGTACATGCCGAGGTGTGCACTTCGGCCACGATCTGCGACATCGCCGACAAAGGCGGCGGGGCGCTGGTGGTGCTCGAGGCGGTCACCACCGAGGCAGCCACCGCTCAGCCGCTGGTCACCAACCGGTTCAGCGCGTTCGTGCGCGGCGAGGGCGGGTTTGGCCGGGCCTCGTCGCGTACGCCCGGGACTGCGCCGCCTGCCCCCACCGGGCCGTCGGACGCTGAAATCACCTGCAGCACAGTGCCTTCGCAGGCTCTGCTGTACCGGCTCTCAGGCGACATGAATCCCATTCACGCCGATCCCGTGTTCGCCCGCCGCGGCGGCTTCGAGCGGCCGATCCTGCACGGCCTGTGCAGCTACGGGATGGTGTGCAAGGCAGTGTGGACGCGGTCTTGGGCGGCGATGTCAGCGCGGTGGCCCGCTACCGGGCCCGTTTCGCCGGGGTGCTCTATCCGGGTGAAACGATCGAGGTGCGGATGTGGCGCACCAAGGGTTCGGTCATCATCGATGCGGTCTGCAAGGAGCGCGGGACTGCGGTGCTGTCCAACGCGATCATCGACATCCGTTAACTCGGGGCGGTTGTCGGTCGGCGGGGTATCGTCGGCGGCCCCCAATGCACCGCGGTCATCCGCATGTAGCGAAACACCGCCTCGGCGCGGTTGGAGGCCTTGA
- a CDS encoding NAD(P)-dependent alcohol dehydrogenase, with product MTHPVSPAATVVDAGRHSRVARAAILRDAGQPLSLEDVELAELADDEVLVRVAGVGVCHTDISAAEGMVPLPLPAVLGHEGAGVVVEVGSAVTTLTAGDHVVLSYAYCGECDTCRSKTPAYCDLFAPLNYFGERLDGTVTIRAGDEDIHGNWFGQSTFAGLAITCARNAVKVPTDLPLELLGPLGCGLQTGAGAVLNVLRSAAGESLAVFGLGAVGLSAIMVGKATGCDPLIAIDVNESRLQTARDLGATHTFNPATTKDLVWDVMNIVATGVDCSLDAVGSNAVIRQALEILRSPGHCATVGFQGLQHDITIDQGHLLLGRRLSGVIEGDADPQTFIPELINMYRAGKFPFDRLVTTFGFEQINDAIDASKRGEAIKPVIVFD from the coding sequence TTGACCCACCCTGTGAGCCCCGCTGCGACCGTCGTGGATGCCGGCCGCCACTCCCGCGTCGCGCGCGCAGCGATTCTGCGCGACGCAGGCCAACCCCTGTCGTTGGAGGACGTCGAGCTCGCCGAGCTCGCCGACGACGAGGTGCTGGTACGCGTCGCCGGGGTGGGGGTGTGTCACACCGACATCTCCGCCGCCGAGGGAATGGTGCCGTTGCCGTTGCCGGCGGTGCTGGGCCACGAGGGCGCCGGCGTCGTCGTCGAGGTCGGGTCCGCGGTCACCACTCTGACCGCCGGTGATCACGTTGTGCTGAGCTACGCCTACTGCGGCGAATGCGACACCTGCCGCTCCAAGACGCCGGCGTATTGCGATCTGTTCGCGCCGCTGAACTACTTCGGTGAACGCCTCGACGGCACGGTCACTATCCGCGCCGGCGACGAGGACATCCACGGCAACTGGTTCGGCCAGTCCACGTTCGCCGGCTTGGCGATCACCTGCGCCCGCAACGCGGTCAAGGTACCCACCGACCTGCCGCTGGAGCTACTCGGCCCGCTGGGCTGTGGCCTTCAGACCGGCGCCGGCGCCGTGCTCAACGTGCTGCGCTCCGCCGCCGGGGAAAGCCTGGCCGTCTTCGGGCTCGGCGCTGTCGGACTCTCAGCCATCATGGTCGGCAAGGCCACCGGCTGCGACCCGCTGATCGCCATCGACGTCAACGAGTCGCGCCTACAAACCGCCCGCGATCTGGGCGCCACCCACACCTTCAACCCGGCCACCACAAAAGACCTGGTCTGGGACGTGATGAACATTGTGGCCACCGGCGTCGACTGCTCGCTGGACGCGGTCGGCTCGAACGCCGTGATCCGCCAGGCCCTGGAGATCCTGCGCTCACCCGGGCACTGCGCCACCGTTGGATTCCAGGGCCTCCAACACGACATCACCATCGACCAGGGGCATTTGCTGCTCGGGCGGCGGCTGTCGGGTGTCATCGAAGGCGACGCCGACCCGCAGACCTTTATCCCCGAGCTGATCAACATGTATCGGGCCGGTAAGTTCCCGTTCGACCGGCTCGTCACCACTTTTGGCTTCGAGCAGATCAACGACGCGATCGACGCGTCCAAGCGCGGCGAGGCGATCAAACCGGTCATCGTCTTCGACTGA
- a CDS encoding nuclear transport factor 2 family protein, which translates to MTAPAISRWLEFIERGELDVLDSLIADDAVFYSPAVFTPQQGKKLVAKYLLAAERMFHGTDFHYVGQWKTERSAVLEFAVNIDGVHVEGIDIIAWNTHDQITSVKVMVRPLQGLQHVVTKMGELLAGGTH; encoded by the coding sequence ATGACCGCCCCTGCCATCTCACGCTGGCTCGAATTCATCGAGCGCGGAGAACTCGACGTCCTGGACTCACTGATCGCCGACGACGCCGTTTTCTACTCCCCGGCCGTCTTCACCCCCCAGCAAGGCAAAAAACTCGTCGCCAAATATCTGCTGGCCGCCGAACGCATGTTCCATGGCACTGACTTTCACTACGTCGGGCAATGGAAAACCGAGCGCTCCGCTGTCCTGGAATTCGCGGTCAACATCGACGGCGTTCACGTCGAAGGCATCGACATCATCGCCTGGAACACCCACGACCAGATCACCTCGGTTAAGGTGATGGTTCGGCCCCTCCAAGGCCTACAGCACGTCGTCACCAAAATGGGTGAACTGCTCGCCGGCGGCACACACTGA
- a CDS encoding NAD(P)H-dependent flavin oxidoreductase: MAITTKFTKVFGVDAPIAQGGMQWVGRAELVAAVANAGALGFITALTQPTPGDLANEIAKTRNLTDKPFGVNLTILPSINPPPYDEYRRVIVDSGVKIVETAGSNPAPHLPMFHEHGIKVLHKCTSVRHAVKAQSLGVDGISIDGFECAGHPGEDDIPGLVLIPAASRQIDIPMIASGGFADARGLVAAMALGADGINMGTRFMCTAESCIHPNVKHAIVAGDERATELIFRPLRNTSRVASNTVSREVVEILNNGGQFDDISHLVAGVRGRRVFDDGDLDAGIWTVGTSMGLIDDIPTCAELISRIVDQAEQLIAGRLAQSITTPSEVAV; the protein is encoded by the coding sequence ATGGCCATCACCACGAAATTCACCAAAGTCTTCGGCGTCGACGCCCCGATCGCTCAGGGCGGTATGCAATGGGTGGGACGCGCCGAACTCGTAGCCGCCGTCGCCAACGCCGGCGCACTGGGCTTCATCACCGCGCTCACCCAACCCACACCCGGCGATCTGGCCAACGAGATCGCCAAAACCCGAAATCTGACCGACAAGCCATTCGGCGTCAACCTCACGATCCTGCCCTCGATCAACCCGCCGCCCTACGACGAGTACCGCAGGGTCATCGTCGACTCAGGCGTGAAAATCGTTGAGACGGCGGGTTCCAACCCTGCACCGCACCTGCCGATGTTCCACGAGCATGGCATCAAGGTGCTGCACAAATGCACCTCGGTGCGCCACGCCGTCAAAGCCCAAAGCCTCGGCGTCGACGGCATCAGCATCGACGGATTCGAATGCGCCGGACACCCCGGCGAAGACGACATCCCCGGACTGGTCCTCATCCCGGCCGCATCCCGCCAGATCGACATCCCGATGATCGCCTCCGGCGGCTTCGCGGATGCCCGCGGGTTAGTCGCGGCGATGGCGTTGGGCGCCGACGGCATCAACATGGGCACCCGGTTCATGTGCACCGCCGAATCCTGCATCCACCCCAACGTCAAACATGCCATCGTCGCCGGCGACGAACGCGCAACGGAACTGATCTTCCGGCCGCTGCGCAACACCTCCCGGGTAGCCTCCAACACGGTCTCGCGGGAAGTCGTCGAAATCCTCAACAACGGAGGACAATTCGACGACATCAGCCACCTTGTCGCCGGTGTGCGCGGCCGCAGGGTGTTCGACGACGGCGACCTCGACGCCGGCATCTGGACCGTCGGCACCTCCATGGGGCTCATCGACGACATCCCCACCTGCGCCGAACTGATCAGCCGCATCGTCGACCAAGCCGAGCAGCTCATTGCCGGGCGCCTAGCACAATCCATCACCACACCCTCGGAGGTTGCCGTATGA
- a CDS encoding LuxR C-terminal-related transcriptional regulator produces MTDAAVDHADAARRWAPVREPVEHRSPIRSIRVPDADEWAVVGDPLRDNALRERVIAVLHRVGELPGTAESPCVGDGRDFHRVRAALDAAYTVVAARGTGAAVAMPSPAVARNIELLGEIGQLRVEVTVTHAAQRNARYAAVRNALSRLRGVDSVEQMIDRAPAELCRCGFDRAIISRVEESTWWVEAVHVKADAEWASDIVRAAREHPMLIDHPLIESEIMRRRAPVLVSDAQQDRRTNAVIGRVSLSRSYVAAPIMPDGRIIGLLHADCYNSRRHVDDEDMAVLWMFAEGFGYAYQRTALSERLRFARNEIQRMARDLASAADEVCTARTTLGRPRHGHEAAGAHAPVAASLAADSGIEDLLSRREIEVVSLMAQGKSNGSIATHLVISEGTVKTHVKHILRKLKASNRAEAVFRYMRMTAVHWGPPTIPRRPTTAPS; encoded by the coding sequence GTGACTGACGCCGCTGTTGATCACGCCGATGCCGCCCGTCGTTGGGCCCCGGTACGTGAACCTGTCGAGCACCGTTCACCGATCCGCTCGATCCGCGTCCCCGACGCCGACGAGTGGGCGGTGGTCGGTGACCCGCTGCGCGACAACGCGCTGCGTGAGCGGGTGATTGCGGTACTTCACCGGGTCGGCGAGCTACCGGGCACCGCGGAATCGCCTTGCGTCGGGGACGGCCGCGACTTCCACCGGGTCCGCGCGGCACTCGATGCCGCCTACACCGTGGTCGCCGCCCGCGGCACCGGCGCCGCGGTCGCGATGCCGTCCCCGGCGGTCGCCCGGAACATCGAGCTGCTCGGCGAAATCGGCCAGCTGCGTGTCGAGGTCACCGTGACCCACGCCGCACAGCGCAACGCCCGCTACGCCGCGGTGCGCAACGCGCTGTCGCGGCTGCGTGGCGTGGACTCGGTCGAGCAGATGATCGACCGAGCCCCGGCTGAGTTGTGTCGCTGCGGCTTTGACCGGGCGATCATCTCGCGGGTGGAGGAATCGACCTGGTGGGTGGAAGCCGTGCACGTCAAGGCTGACGCCGAATGGGCCAGCGACATCGTACGGGCGGCCCGCGAGCATCCAATGCTCATCGACCACCCGCTGATCGAATCCGAAATCATGCGGCGCCGCGCGCCGGTGCTGGTCTCCGACGCCCAGCAGGACCGCCGCACCAACGCGGTGATCGGTCGGGTATCGCTGTCACGGTCCTATGTCGCCGCGCCGATCATGCCCGACGGCCGGATCATCGGGCTGCTCCACGCCGACTGCTACAACAGCCGACGCCACGTCGACGACGAGGACATGGCGGTGCTATGGATGTTCGCCGAAGGATTCGGCTACGCCTACCAGCGCACCGCGCTCAGCGAGCGGTTACGCTTCGCCCGCAACGAGATTCAGCGCATGGCCCGCGACCTCGCCAGTGCCGCCGATGAGGTGTGCACCGCGCGGACCACGCTCGGTCGGCCGCGTCACGGGCACGAGGCCGCTGGCGCCCACGCCCCGGTCGCGGCGTCGCTGGCCGCCGACTCCGGCATCGAGGACCTGCTGTCGCGACGCGAGATCGAAGTGGTCTCCCTGATGGCCCAGGGTAAGAGCAACGGCTCGATCGCCACCCACCTGGTGATCTCGGAAGGCACCGTCAAAACCCATGTCAAGCACATCCTGCGCAAACTCAAGGCCTCCAACCGCGCCGAGGCGGTGTTTCGCTACATGCGGATGACCGCGGTGCATTGGGGGCCGCCGACGATACCCCGCCGACCGACAACCGCCCCGAGTTAA
- a CDS encoding 3-hydroxyacyl-CoA dehydrogenase, producing MDIHDTVAVVTGGASGLGLATTKRLLDAGASVVALDLKGEDAVADLGPRAHFAETDVTQPDSVTAALDIAWKLGPVRIAVNCAGVVNTLKTLGKDGPFPLEDFRKVVEVNLIGTFNVIRLTAERIAATDPIGEERGVIVNTASVAAFDGQIGQAAYSASKGGVVGMTLPIARDLARNFIRVVTIAPGLFMTPMMASLPEAARASLGQQVPHPARLGDPDEYGALVTHIVENPMINGEVIRLDGAIRMAPR from the coding sequence TTGGACATCCACGACACCGTCGCCGTGGTGACCGGTGGGGCCTCCGGGCTCGGGCTGGCCACCACCAAACGGCTCCTCGACGCCGGCGCCTCGGTCGTCGCACTCGACCTCAAGGGCGAAGACGCCGTCGCCGACCTAGGGCCGCGCGCTCATTTCGCCGAAACCGATGTCACCCAACCAGATTCGGTCACCGCCGCCCTCGACATCGCCTGGAAACTGGGCCCGGTGCGCATCGCGGTCAACTGCGCCGGGGTGGTCAATACCCTCAAAACCCTCGGCAAAGACGGCCCCTTCCCACTCGAGGACTTCCGCAAAGTCGTCGAAGTCAATCTGATCGGCACCTTCAACGTCATCCGCCTGACCGCCGAGCGGATCGCGGCGACCGACCCCATCGGCGAGGAACGCGGCGTCATCGTCAACACCGCATCGGTGGCCGCCTTCGACGGCCAGATCGGCCAAGCTGCTTACTCGGCATCCAAAGGCGGTGTGGTCGGCATGACCCTGCCGATCGCCCGAGACCTGGCCCGCAACTTCATCCGGGTGGTCACCATCGCACCCGGACTGTTCATGACACCAATGATGGCCTCGCTGCCCGAAGCCGCGCGCGCCTCACTGGGCCAGCAGGTGCCTCACCCCGCCCGCCTCGGCGACCCCGACGAGTACGGCGCCCTAGTCACCCACATCGTGGAAAACCCGATGATCAACGGTGAAGTGATCCGCCTCGACGGCGCAATCCGCATGGCACCGAGGTGA
- a CDS encoding acyl-CoA dehydrogenase family protein produces MAVDRILPTQEAQALIELARDIGAKTLDPIVDDHEAKETYPYEVFGTLGAAGLLSLPYPEQWGGGEQPYEVYLQVLEELAAHWAAVAVAVSVHSLSCHPLIAFGTEEQKNAWLPDMLGGSQVGAYSLSESQAGSDPAALTCKAVRVGGWYRISGSKAWITHGGIADFYTLFARTGGDTGGTISCFLVPSGIEGLSFGSPEAKMGLHAVPTTTAAYDDVQLPEERRIGAEGQGLQIAFSALDTGRLGIAACATGLAQAALDAAVSYASQRTTFGRRIIEHQGLGFLLADMAAAVESARATYLHAARRHDAGLPYSTQASIAKLIATDAAMKVTTDAVQVFGGAGYTRDYRVERYMREAKIMQIFEGTNQIQRLVIARSLTRR; encoded by the coding sequence GTGGCCGTTGACCGCATACTGCCCACCCAGGAGGCGCAGGCGCTCATCGAGCTGGCCCGCGACATCGGCGCCAAGACGCTGGACCCGATCGTCGATGACCACGAAGCCAAGGAGACCTATCCCTACGAGGTGTTCGGCACCTTGGGCGCCGCGGGGCTGCTGAGCCTGCCCTACCCCGAACAGTGGGGCGGCGGTGAGCAACCCTACGAGGTGTATCTACAGGTACTCGAAGAGCTCGCGGCGCACTGGGCCGCAGTCGCGGTCGCGGTAAGCGTGCACAGCCTGTCCTGTCACCCGCTGATCGCGTTCGGCACCGAAGAGCAGAAGAACGCCTGGCTGCCCGACATGCTCGGCGGATCGCAGGTCGGCGCCTACAGCCTCTCGGAATCCCAGGCCGGATCCGACCCAGCGGCGTTGACGTGCAAAGCCGTTCGCGTCGGCGGCTGGTACCGCATCTCGGGATCCAAGGCCTGGATCACCCACGGCGGCATCGCTGACTTCTACACCCTGTTCGCCCGTACCGGTGGGGACACCGGCGGCACGATCTCGTGTTTTCTGGTGCCCTCCGGTATCGAAGGCCTCAGTTTCGGCAGCCCCGAAGCCAAGATGGGCCTGCATGCGGTACCGACCACGACCGCGGCCTACGACGACGTGCAATTACCGGAGGAGCGCCGCATAGGCGCAGAGGGCCAAGGCCTGCAGATTGCGTTCAGCGCCCTGGATACCGGGCGCCTGGGCATCGCGGCATGCGCGACCGGACTCGCCCAGGCCGCACTCGATGCGGCCGTCAGCTACGCCAGCCAGCGAACCACGTTCGGCCGCAGAATCATTGAGCACCAAGGATTGGGATTCCTGCTGGCCGACATGGCCGCCGCCGTGGAATCCGCTCGCGCCACCTACCTGCACGCCGCCCGGCGCCATGACGCCGGCTTGCCATATTCGACCCAGGCCAGTATCGCCAAACTCATCGCGACCGACGCGGCGATGAAGGTCACCACCGACGCTGTTCAGGTCTTCGGCGGCGCCGGCTACACCCGCGACTACCGCGTCGAGCGCTACATGCGCGAAGCGAAGATCATGCAGATCTTCGAAGGCACCAACCAGATTCAACGACTCGTCATCGCTCGCAGCCTGACCCGCCGCTAG
- a CDS encoding PHA/PHB synthase family protein — protein sequence MDADSPTVKPAASKATRSWSRNGSAAAKTKSVATPPRAAPAPEPSAARAKQARAERPQITDSAGQVQNVGLDQLMAEAAHTQNRFIPGSEFVKALGGLAKRPSKVAGHTATVVSDLARIITGESGRTPLKGDSRFRDPAWTQSWLFRRICQSYLSISDFAHALADEPDLEWADRERLHLILDNLIDALSPTNFPLTNPTVWKTTIDRGGENFVTGARAALRDARSPVKLPANVDKSPFKVGETLAASPGAVVRRDERFELIQYEPRVDEVYKSPVLLIPPMISKYYVVDLSPGKSMVEFLGDHGLQPFALSWANPTRENAGWSLEDYLQSIVAAIETTREVTGADAVHVVGFCAGGIATAIAVAHLAALGKIDHVATLSLMVTVLDVRRGGPVLSMASPDMAEAAKAKIRRKGYLAGTELARTFAWLRPNEMIWNNFVNNYYLGNKPPAFDLLFWNQDSMNMPAALHADLMDIGMTNPLIEPGALTVLGTPIDLRQITCDSYVAGGETDHLTPWPSCYRSVAMLGGKTKFALSTSGHIAAVIHPPGNPKSSYRLGDESCATPEEWLRSATMHKGTWWQDWAPWLVERAGEKVAAPKRLGNKDFRPLTPAPGKYVLKQSQG from the coding sequence ATGGACGCCGACTCCCCCACCGTCAAGCCCGCAGCGTCGAAGGCCACCCGCTCCTGGTCGCGCAACGGCTCCGCCGCCGCGAAAACCAAATCGGTGGCCACTCCTCCGCGGGCGGCGCCAGCGCCGGAACCGTCGGCGGCCCGCGCTAAGCAAGCCCGCGCCGAGCGCCCGCAGATCACCGACAGCGCCGGACAAGTGCAAAACGTCGGTCTCGATCAACTGATGGCAGAGGCCGCCCACACGCAGAACCGCTTCATCCCCGGCTCTGAATTCGTCAAAGCGCTCGGCGGGCTGGCCAAGCGCCCAAGCAAGGTCGCCGGGCACACCGCCACGGTGGTCAGCGATCTGGCGCGGATCATCACCGGAGAATCGGGGCGCACACCCCTCAAAGGTGACTCGCGGTTCCGCGACCCAGCCTGGACACAGAGTTGGCTGTTTCGCCGGATCTGCCAAAGCTATTTGAGCATAAGCGATTTCGCACATGCCCTGGCCGATGAACCCGACCTGGAATGGGCTGACCGCGAGCGCCTGCACTTGATCCTGGACAACTTGATCGATGCGCTGTCCCCCACCAATTTCCCGCTGACCAACCCGACGGTGTGGAAAACCACCATCGACCGCGGCGGAGAGAACTTCGTCACCGGTGCACGCGCCGCATTACGCGACGCGCGCTCACCGGTCAAGCTGCCCGCCAACGTTGACAAGTCACCGTTCAAGGTCGGCGAGACGTTGGCCGCCTCTCCCGGAGCAGTGGTGCGCCGCGATGAGCGCTTCGAACTGATCCAGTACGAACCGCGCGTCGACGAAGTGTACAAAAGCCCGGTGCTGCTCATTCCCCCGATGATCAGCAAGTACTACGTTGTCGATCTCTCGCCGGGCAAGAGCATGGTGGAGTTCCTCGGCGATCACGGCCTGCAGCCGTTCGCGTTATCGTGGGCTAACCCGACCCGCGAGAACGCCGGCTGGAGCCTGGAAGACTATCTGCAGTCAATCGTGGCCGCGATCGAGACCACCCGCGAGGTCACCGGAGCCGACGCGGTGCACGTCGTCGGGTTCTGCGCGGGAGGGATCGCCACCGCCATTGCGGTCGCGCATCTGGCCGCACTGGGCAAAATCGACCACGTCGCCACATTGAGCCTGATGGTCACCGTGCTCGATGTGCGTCGCGGCGGGCCGGTGCTGTCGATGGCCTCACCCGACATGGCCGAGGCCGCCAAAGCCAAGATCCGTCGCAAAGGCTATCTGGCCGGCACCGAGTTGGCGCGCACCTTCGCCTGGCTGCGGCCCAACGAAATGATCTGGAACAACTTCGTCAACAACTACTACCTAGGCAACAAGCCGCCAGCATTCGATCTGCTGTTCTGGAACCAGGATTCGATGAACATGCCCGCCGCGCTGCACGCGGACCTGATGGACATCGGCATGACCAACCCGCTGATCGAACCAGGCGCGCTGACCGTGCTGGGCACCCCGATCGACCTCCGCCAGATCACCTGCGACTCCTATGTCGCCGGCGGGGAAACCGATCACCTCACACCGTGGCCGAGTTGCTACCGCAGTGTCGCGATGCTTGGCGGCAAGACAAAGTTCGCGCTGTCGACCAGCGGCCACATCGCCGCGGTCATCCACCCCCCGGGCAACCCGAAATCGTCGTACCGTCTCGGCGACGAATCCTGCGCGACTCCCGAGGAATGGCTGCGCTCAGCGACGATGCACAAGGGCACCTGGTGGCAGGACTGGGCGCCGTGGCTGGTCGAACGCGCCGGTGAGAAGGTTGCCGCACCGAAGCGGCTGGGCAACAAGGACTTCCGGCCGCTGACGCCGGCGCCCGGCAAGTACGTGCTCAAGCAGTCGCAGGGCTGA
- a CDS encoding TetR/AcrR family transcriptional regulator produces MSRSTTPTFGTQRRAALFDELVTLVLGEGFAHLTLDDIAARLRCSKSTLYTLADSKEQLVRAATVLFFRRATDDVEATVAGVRGARAQISAYLSAVGTALDAASDQFMADLDGFAPAREVYETNTALAARRVQELIAAGVADGEFRDVHAAFAADLAATMMVRIQQRRVRASTGLDDASAYRELAAILTAGINA; encoded by the coding sequence GTGAGCCGTTCCACAACCCCGACATTCGGGACACAGCGGCGTGCGGCGTTGTTCGATGAGCTCGTAACGCTGGTGCTGGGTGAGGGTTTTGCGCACTTGACATTGGATGACATCGCTGCGCGGTTGCGGTGTTCGAAGTCGACGCTTTACACCCTGGCTGACAGCAAAGAGCAGCTGGTACGTGCGGCCACGGTGTTGTTTTTCCGGCGAGCTACCGACGACGTGGAGGCCACCGTCGCCGGGGTGCGTGGAGCGCGCGCGCAGATCAGTGCGTATTTGTCGGCGGTCGGTACCGCTCTGGACGCGGCCTCGGATCAGTTCATGGCCGACCTGGACGGATTCGCCCCCGCGCGCGAGGTATACGAGACGAACACCGCGCTGGCCGCCCGGCGTGTGCAGGAGCTGATCGCCGCCGGGGTGGCCGACGGTGAGTTCCGCGACGTGCATGCCGCGTTCGCCGCCGATCTGGCGGCCACGATGATGGTGCGCATTCAGCAGCGCAGGGTGCGCGCCAGCACCGGTCTCGACGACGCCAGCGCCTACCGCGAACTCGCCGCCATCCTGACCGCCGGGATCAATGCCTGA
- a CDS encoding PucR family transcriptional regulator encodes MAQDPTPGSPEEISAFTAAVDMADLGERIGLRAVEVVADLHDLEDKDLEQLTVQAAYSNVQAVLRGFAAGEQPSAAEASDTTLNWVANLAQRGITVSAIPRCYVTGLGLCDAAMRDAVNHLDVSEETKKRLASAASQYLFGYCEKISGDLVDHYQRERELWVRGADSVRAELVMAIVAGRPVDLHVTSAALSYNLDRGHVAIIVWTDPLSADKPPLQALKRAANEIAHHLKGIEMLVVPGGTSMVWAWISGPSIGDRPPEEWRLDPPLQAAVGGMGHGLDGFIQSHRQAREARRMSGVFSHPAGSVTAYHDVALDALVTSDLSAAGVFVQDELGELADDSERSRRLRDTLTAFFDEAMSWGRTAERLGIHQNTVMYRVGQAKELLGRPITERRLELEVALRLASAGPHLSPGGLASSGHPDI; translated from the coding sequence ATGGCTCAAGATCCCACACCGGGAAGCCCTGAGGAGATCTCCGCGTTCACCGCCGCCGTCGACATGGCCGACCTCGGTGAACGCATCGGTCTTCGCGCCGTCGAAGTAGTCGCCGACTTGCACGACCTCGAAGACAAAGACCTCGAGCAGCTCACCGTGCAGGCCGCCTACAGCAATGTCCAAGCCGTGCTGCGCGGCTTCGCCGCTGGCGAGCAACCCTCGGCTGCCGAAGCCTCCGACACCACCTTGAACTGGGTGGCCAACCTGGCTCAGCGCGGCATCACCGTCTCCGCCATCCCGCGCTGCTATGTGACTGGGCTGGGACTTTGCGACGCTGCGATGCGCGATGCCGTCAACCATCTCGACGTGTCGGAGGAAACCAAAAAGAGACTGGCCAGCGCCGCCTCCCAGTACCTGTTCGGCTACTGCGAAAAAATCTCCGGCGACCTGGTCGATCACTATCAGCGCGAACGCGAGCTGTGGGTGCGCGGCGCGGACTCGGTGCGTGCCGAACTCGTCATGGCGATCGTGGCCGGCCGGCCGGTCGACCTGCACGTGACCAGCGCGGCGCTAAGTTACAACCTCGACCGCGGCCACGTCGCCATTATCGTCTGGACCGACCCGCTCAGCGCCGACAAACCACCCCTGCAAGCGCTCAAACGCGCCGCTAACGAGATCGCCCACCACCTCAAAGGCATCGAGATGCTTGTTGTACCCGGCGGCACCTCGATGGTGTGGGCATGGATCAGCGGGCCCAGTATCGGTGACCGCCCACCCGAGGAATGGCGACTGGATCCTCCGTTGCAGGCCGCGGTCGGGGGAATGGGCCACGGGCTGGACGGCTTCATCCAATCGCACCGCCAGGCCCGCGAGGCGCGACGCATGAGTGGGGTGTTCTCCCACCCCGCCGGCTCGGTGACCGCGTACCACGACGTCGCTCTGGATGCCCTGGTTACCTCCGATTTGTCCGCGGCCGGGGTGTTCGTCCAAGACGAACTCGGCGAGTTGGCCGATGACTCCGAACGCAGCCGTCGGCTGCGCGACACTTTGACCGCGTTCTTCGACGAAGCCATGAGCTGGGGCCGCACCGCCGAGCGCCTCGGCATCCATCAAAACACCGTGATGTACCGGGTCGGCCAAGCTAAAGAGCTCCTTGGACGCCCGATCACCGAGCGCCGCCTCGAGCTCGAGGTGGCGCTGCGCCTCGCGTCCGCCGGCCCGCATCTGAGCCCCGGCGGGCTGGCCAGCTCCGGTCACCCTGATATATAG